In the genome of Limisphaerales bacterium, the window CAAACCGTCGCCTACGCGCATCGGCACGGCGTCATCCATCGCGACCTCAAGCCGGCCAATATTTTAGTGGGCGGCTTTGGCGAAGCACTCGTCATTGACTGGGGCCTCGCCAAAGTATGGGGCGAACCCGAACTCGCCACCGACGAATTGGGCGCCGACGAAGACCCAGCCCTCACCCCCGTCGGTCGCCGTTATGGCACGCCACTTTATATGGCGCCCGAGCTCGCCCGGGGCGACGCCCACATCGACGCCCGCGTGGACGTCTTCAGCCTCGGTAACGTCCTTTTCGAAATCCTCACACACCAACAAATGCTCTCCGGCGAAACCGTCAGCGAAGTCACCGATCGCCTCCTCAACCAACCCCTCCTCAAGCCCGGCGAAGTCGCCCCCGAAAAAAACATCCCCCCCGCCCTCGAAACCATCTGCCTCCGCGCCCTGGAAAAAGAACCCAAAAACCGATACCACGACGTCACCGCCCTAATGGAAGCCTTGCAAAAATATCACGCGGCATAACGACTAAAAAAAACGCCACGGAAAATCCGTGGCGTTGAGGGGCTTGGTTGGTGGCGCGGTTGCCCTTCCGCGGGACGGTAGGTTTTTATGTTTCGTCCGTATCGAGGTTTTCATCGGAACCGTTTGTTGTAGGTTGTTCATCGGTGCTCTCGCTCGTACCGTCATTG includes:
- a CDS encoding serine/threonine protein kinase produces the protein MADNNEALFATPGEGYFRLADTDQKFALHWKSGSLKYTNFKPMMEGGTAKLFSCFDENLRRTVVYKTLHDHLREDEIETQRFLREARVTANISHPGTVPLYELGRDRNGNLFFTMKHVRGRDLRNIIESIKGGDERTAEVFPLAAQVDILISVCQTVAYAHRHGVIHRDLKPANILVGGFGEALVIDWGLAKVWGEPELATDELGADEDPALTPVGRRYGTPLYMAPELARGDAHIDARVDVFSLGNVLFEILTHQQMLSGETVSEVTDRLLNQPLLKPGEVAPEKNIPPALETICLRALEKEPKNRYHDVTALMEALQKYHAA